The Acetobacteroides hydrogenigenes genomic interval TACTGCACCCGCCGCACCACCGGACAGGTGTACGCCTTTGGGGTAACAGCCATCAGCCAACTCGAAAAGGGGTATGCCCAGAACGTAAAGGATATCGCAGAGTATATCGCCACCATCGAAAACCACCATCTCCCCATAGAAAAGGGCTACACCCTTACCGCGGGCGAAATGGTTACCCGCGAAGCCATCACCGAGCTAATGTGCAACAAGCGGGTTAGCTGGAGCGATGTCGCCAACAAGCTGGGGGTGCCCGCTGAAGAGGTTAGGGCGCAGATAGCCGTTAACGAAAATACCCTAGCAGGCTTTGCCGCCGATGAGCTTATTGCCTACACCTCCGACGAGATTACGGTTACCGAGCTGGGGGCGATCTTTATCCGTAACATTGCCGCATCGCTCGATAGCGCCTACCAGCAGCAGGCAAACAGCTACACCAAAACCGTATAGCATGCAGAAAAATATTACCTCCGACGTAACCGTTATTGGCGCCGGACTTACCGGGCTTACCGCCGCCTTCTACCTAAAGAAGGCAGGCAAAAGCGTAACCGTAGTAGAGCGCAGCCACCGCGTGGGCGGCGTTATCCGCACCTTTAGCCACGATGGGTTTACCTACGAGGCTGGTCCCAATACGGGCGTTCTATCGTCGCCCGAGTTGGTGCAGCTGTTCGACGATCTCGGCAACAGCTGCGCGCTCGAAACCGCGAACCCCAACGCCAAGCGCCGCCTGATATGGAAGAATGGCACATGGAATGCCCTTCCTTCGGGTCTTGGCTCAGCCATCGGCACGCCGCTATTCTCGTTTGGCGACAAGCTGCGTATTCTTGGGGAGCCATTCCGCAAGCCGGGAAATAACCCCTACGAAACCCTCGACCAGCTGGTGCTCCGCCGCATGGGGCGCAGCTTTCTCGAGTACGCCATCGACCCGTTCATCTCCGGCATCTACGCGGGCGACCCTTCGCTGCTGGTGCCTAAGTTTGCGCTGCCCAAGCTCTACAACCTAGAGCAGAACTACGGCAGCTTTATCCGCGGAGCAATGAAGAAGGGCAAAGAGCCTAAGAGTGCTCTTGAGAAACGGGCTACAAAGGATGTCTTCTCGGTAAGCGGGGGGCTGCAAAGCCTCGTTGATGCACTTGCCGCCGCAATCGGAAGCGAGAACATCATCCTGAATGCCGAGAACACCCAGATTACCCCGCACGAAGACCGCTACCAAATATCGGCAACCGCTACCAATGGCGATGCCATTTGCATCGAATCATCGAAGGTGGTATCAACGGCTGGCGCCTACGAGCTTCCCTCTCTATTTCCTTTCCTAGGTGCCGACGAGCTTGCGCCCATCACCAACCTCCGATATGCCAAGGTGGCGCAGGTGGTAGCCGGATTTAGGGAGTGGAACGGCATTCCGCTTAACGGATTTGGGGGATTGATTCCCTCGAAGGAGAGGCGTAAGGTGCTGGGCATCCTCTTCCCCTCCTCTATCTTCCCCAACCGTGCACCCGAAGGCGGAGCGCTGCTCTCGATTTTTGCTGGAGGCATCAAGAACGAGGCGGTGTACAACCTAAGCGACGAAGAACTGAAGCAGGTTGCCATGCGGGAGATCTCCGAAACCTTGAGCACCAACTCCAAGCCCAACATGCTGGAGGTGTTCCGCTACCCCCATGCCATAGCGCAGTACGAGCGATCGTCGGAGGAACGATTTGCCGCCATCGAAAAGATAGAGACCGCCTGCCCAGGGCTTATCCTTGCCGGCAGCATCCGCGACGGCATTGGCATGGCTGATAGGGTTAAGCAGGGAGTGAACATAGCCAAAGAAATTGAAACCAGTAGACTTTAGATGTTAGATATTAGACGCTAGATTCCCGATGCCCCCCGGTTACAGGTTTTTGGGCGTCGGTTACATAGTTTTACCGCCCAGTAACAAGGTTTTGGGTGCCGGTTACATAGTTTTACCGCCCGGTTACAAGGTTTTGGGCGCCGGTTACAGGTTTTACCCCTCCGGTTACAGTAACCGACCACAAAAATGTTGTAACCGACGGGGCAGTAGCTCCCGGGACGGGTATTTCATAGCTACAGGGCACCTAAACTAAGGTACCGACGGCAAGAACTTAGCTACCGGGTAGTCAATCTTAGCTACTGGCATCTAAAACTTAGCTACCGAAGGGTAGAAATGAAGAAAGGGGCAAGCCGAAGCGTGCCCCTGTATGGTTGGCTGTAAATCTAGCAAACGTTTTATCCTCCCCCTGCCCCCTCCGAAGGGGGACAGCCTCCGAATAGGGGTTAGCTGGGTATTCTTTAACTTCTTTAATCCCACGAAAGCGGGATGTCGCTACGCTCCACTTCCGAATAACTTCGGTATAGCTTCCGTTTACCTTCCGAATAGCTTCTACCGAATATTACTCCACGTACAGCACCAGTCCCTTCAGGTACTCGCCCTCGGGATGGTAGATGTTGATGGGGTGATCGGCCGGCTGGGTAAGCTGGTGCAGGATGCGCACGTTGCGCCCGCTGATGGCGGCTGCGGTAAACACCGAGTTGCGGAAATGCTCCTTGGTAACCACCTGCGAGCAGCTAAAGGTAAAGAGGATTCCCCCCGGTTTAATCTTGTGGAAGGCAAGCGCATTGAGCCTACGGTATCCCAAGAGCGCCTTGTTGAGCACCTTGTTGTGCTTAGCAAACGCTGGAGGATCGAGGATGATGAGGTCGTACTTACCGTCGATGGTGCGGAGGTGCTCAAAGGCATCCTCGGCGTAGGAGGTGTGGTTGTGGTTGATCCCAAAGTTTATCTCCACGTTGCGATCCACCATATCCATCGCCTTCTTAGAGCTGTCTACAGAGTCAACGCTGTTAGCGCCACCTGCTAAGGCGTATAAAGAGAATCCTCCGGTGTAGCAGAACATGTTGAGCACGTCACGACCCTTGGAGTACTTGCCCACCAGCTCGCGGTTATCGCGCTGATCGAGGAAAAAGCCGGTCTTCTGCCCCTCCTCCCAGCTAACGTTGAACTTGATGCCGTTCTCGAGCACAGGCGTATCGATAGCTGATCCGAAGATGTACTCATCCTTGGCGTTTAGCCCAGCCTTAAAGGGGAGCGTTCCCTCGCTCTTATCGTAAATTGCCTTGATGCGGTTGCCGTAAACCTGCTTGATGCCCTCGGCGATGTAGTCACGCGAAAGGTACATGCCCACCGAGTGCGACTGCACCACGGCAGTATCGCCGTATATGTCAACAATAACACCAGGAAGGTTATCACCCTCACCGTGAATCAGGCGGTAGCAGTTGGTGGTGGCGCTATTGGTCAATCCTAGGGCTGCGCGAGCCTCGAATGCGCGACGAATCCTAGCATTCCAAAACTCCTGGTTGATATCAACCGGATCGAACGAAAGGATACGAACGGCGATAGAGCCAATCTGGTAATGTCCCAGCGCGATGAACTCGTTGCTGGCAGTGTACACCTCAACCACGTCGCCCTCCTTAGGGTTACCGATGATATGACGTATGGCACCTGAGAAAATCCAAGGGTGGAAGCGCAAAAGAGATTCCTCCTTTTTGGGCTTCAAAAAAACCTGTGCGGTTACTTCCATCTTATAAAGATATACCTTTAATGTCTTCTATGAGTTTGAGGTAGATTTCGCGGCTCACCCAAGCATCGGTGGCGGCGTACAGCTGCTGGGCATGGGTTAGCACGGGGCTTTCCCAGTTAGAGAGCTGCTGCGATTTAGAGATTCTAAAGTTTAGGACGATGGCCGACATCTTCTTAAGGCTCTTTGCCTCGATGCCGTAGGCGTCCATCATTTTTTGGATATCAACAAACCCATTTGGGATAAAGGGCGTAAGCTTTTGCAGCGCCGTAATATCGTCGCGGATGGCGGCGCCAACCTTTTTAATGTCGGTTCGCTGAAGGATGCTGGCCACCTCTACGGGTAGTCCAATCATATTTAGCCTAAAAAGAAAGCATTGCTTACCATCACTGAGCTGAAGCAGCGCAACCCTATTACGTTGCCCCTTCTTAAAGTTGGGACGGGTTTCGGTATCGCAGCCCAGCAGCTTGGCATTGGCCAAGTAGGCTACCGCATCAGCAACCTTATCGGGGCTGTCAACAACATGTATTGTCCCCTCAAACGCTCGGATGGGGAGCTCGTTTAGCTCCTCTTTGCTTATGGATGCTGAATACATACTTACTCAATATTTCGATGGCTATCCTGGAATCGATTGAAGAAGCTGCCCCGTTGCTCAGAAACATCCTCCTCTTCTTCCATTTCAGAGCTAAAGTAGACAACCCGATGAATGGCTTTAAGGGCAATTACCGACTTATACCCCCAATACTCGGCAAAGCTATTCTTTAGCTCGTAAAGGGCATCGTTGATGCTCTCCTCATTGCCAAAGCGGTAAAGTTCTAAGAAATCCTTCAGATCTTGGTAGATGTCGGCAAGCATTTCGCTAATGGAGAGCTGCTCGCCACCTTCAGTGTCAAAAAGTTTTTCGGTATACACCTCATAGAAATCGTCCTTGTCACCAAGAAGCTCGGCAATACCATTTCGAATGTAAGTCCAGTCGGTTTCCGATACAAATTTCTCCACCTCCTCGTCGAAAAGCTGATCAACCTCGGGTAGTAGGCAACCCTTTAGGTAGATAAGCGGAAGCAGCTTCTGCGCGTGATTAAGAAATTCGTACTGGTCGAACTCGCCTGCTCGTTCCAAAAATGCCGTGTACTCCTTGGCGAGGGTAACAACCTCAACCACGTTCTTGGAGTATATCAAAGCATTCTGTTGTTCGCTCATTTACGTCAATTTTAATACGCAAAGATAGTAAATGCGATAATTCCTGCTACTCTTTGCGAAAGCGGGAACGGTTCTTCTAGCTATATTTGTGGGTTCTCGAAGAAGTTAGATGGATAAAAAGAAGTTAGACGAAGTTAGATGAATATCTAAAATCAAGATACATTGTGGATATTATAAATTACCTATTGGTAGCCCTTGTTGGCGTTCTGTGCGGTTTTATCAATATACTAGCGGGTAGCGGCTCGCTGATATCGCTCCCTATTCTGATGGGGTTTGGCTTATCGCCACATGTAGCCAATGCCACCAACCGAATAGGGATTCTTCTCCAAAATCTTGTTGGCTCGGCCAGCTTTGCCAAGCAAAAAGTGCTTCCGGTTAGGGAGGGGCTTGTTCTTGCCATCCCTGCCAGCATCGGTTCTATTGTTGGAGCCTACATGGCGGTGGATGCCCACGAGGATGTTATCCGCTGGATGATTCTTTCCCTCTATGCGGTGATGTTCTTCCTGGTGTTTTATGGGCCTAACAAGTGGCTACGCCCTAAGAGCGATCAACCGCTGAGATTACGCCCTCGCGACATCATCATCTTTACTGCCATTGGCTTTTACGGTGGATTTATTCAGGCAGGCTTAGGCTACTTTCTCCTTGCAGGACTTGTGCTCAGCATTGGCAACGACCTCATTACAGCCAACGCCCTAAAGGTTTTTTTAGCCTTTGTGCTTACCATTTTTGCCCTTGCCATATTCTTCTACAACGGACAGGTAAACCTCCCCTACGGCATCAGCCTAGGTATTGGCAACATGATTGGCGGCTGGCTTGGGGCAAAGTATGCGATTAAATGGGGAGCTAAGGTTATCCGCTATTTC includes:
- the hemG gene encoding protoporphyrinogen oxidase, which codes for MQKNITSDVTVIGAGLTGLTAAFYLKKAGKSVTVVERSHRVGGVIRTFSHDGFTYEAGPNTGVLSSPELVQLFDDLGNSCALETANPNAKRRLIWKNGTWNALPSGLGSAIGTPLFSFGDKLRILGEPFRKPGNNPYETLDQLVLRRMGRSFLEYAIDPFISGIYAGDPSLLVPKFALPKLYNLEQNYGSFIRGAMKKGKEPKSALEKRATKDVFSVSGGLQSLVDALAAAIGSENIILNAENTQITPHEDRYQISATATNGDAICIESSKVVSTAGAYELPSLFPFLGADELAPITNLRYAKVAQVVAGFREWNGIPLNGFGGLIPSKERRKVLGILFPSSIFPNRAPEGGALLSIFAGGIKNEAVYNLSDEELKQVAMREISETLSTNSKPNMLEVFRYPHAIAQYERSSEERFAAIEKIETACPGLILAGSIRDGIGMADRVKQGVNIAKEIETSRL
- a CDS encoding class I SAM-dependent rRNA methyltransferase, translated to MEVTAQVFLKPKKEESLLRFHPWIFSGAIRHIIGNPKEGDVVEVYTASNEFIALGHYQIGSIAVRILSFDPVDINQEFWNARIRRAFEARAALGLTNSATTNCYRLIHGEGDNLPGVIVDIYGDTAVVQSHSVGMYLSRDYIAEGIKQVYGNRIKAIYDKSEGTLPFKAGLNAKDEYIFGSAIDTPVLENGIKFNVSWEEGQKTGFFLDQRDNRELVGKYSKGRDVLNMFCYTGGFSLYALAGGANSVDSVDSSKKAMDMVDRNVEINFGINHNHTSYAEDAFEHLRTIDGKYDLIILDPPAFAKHNKVLNKALLGYRRLNALAFHKIKPGGILFTFSCSQVVTKEHFRNSVFTAAAISGRNVRILHQLTQPADHPINIYHPEGEYLKGLVLYVE
- a CDS encoding 3'-5' exonuclease codes for the protein MYSASISKEELNELPIRAFEGTIHVVDSPDKVADAVAYLANAKLLGCDTETRPNFKKGQRNRVALLQLSDGKQCFLFRLNMIGLPVEVASILQRTDIKKVGAAIRDDITALQKLTPFIPNGFVDIQKMMDAYGIEAKSLKKMSAIVLNFRISKSQQLSNWESPVLTHAQQLYAATDAWVSREIYLKLIEDIKGISL
- a CDS encoding DUF5063 domain-containing protein, which gives rise to MSEQQNALIYSKNVVEVVTLAKEYTAFLERAGEFDQYEFLNHAQKLLPLIYLKGCLLPEVDQLFDEEVEKFVSETDWTYIRNGIAELLGDKDDFYEVYTEKLFDTEGGEQLSISEMLADIYQDLKDFLELYRFGNEESINDALYELKNSFAEYWGYKSVIALKAIHRVVYFSSEMEEEEDVSEQRGSFFNRFQDSHRNIE
- a CDS encoding sulfite exporter TauE/SafE family protein, producing MDIINYLLVALVGVLCGFINILAGSGSLISLPILMGFGLSPHVANATNRIGILLQNLVGSASFAKQKVLPVREGLVLAIPASIGSIVGAYMAVDAHEDVIRWMILSLYAVMFFLVFYGPNKWLRPKSDQPLRLRPRDIIIFTAIGFYGGFIQAGLGYFLLAGLVLSIGNDLITANALKVFLAFVLTIFALAIFFYNGQVNLPYGISLGIGNMIGGWLGAKYAIKWGAKVIRYFLLGMLIFSVVYMIIFQM